One genomic region from Pyrobaculum islandicum DSM 4184 encodes:
- a CDS encoding succinate dehydrogenase/fumarate reductase flavoprotein subunit → MDLLIYDVVVIGSGLAGLRAAVAAALRGVSVAVVTKTSGPRSHSISAEGGMAAVVHPEKTGDSPELHAYDTVKGGDFLVDQEAAIVLAREAPAEVKFLDSIGVPWSRDPDGTYSLRMFGGMSKPRTVFAKDRTGFYIMTALYRYAKSFHNIHFYEEYFVTTLVVKNDVFYGLVALDMRRGELVGFVAKAGVIAAGGAGRLYRMTTMGWLNTGEVLGYALKAGAALRDMEFVQWHPTALVPSGILISEAARAEGGYLVNRHGERFMKRYAPEKMELAPRDVVSRAIITECMEGRGFLHESGLCYVGLDVRHIDRKRLEERLPLLLELSKTYAGVDPTTELIPVRPAVHYFMGGIYTDVRGRVLNHRGEWIRGLWAAGEAASTGVHGANRLGSNSLTECAVWGRIVGEEAAVYAMGRPALSTTVVRLEIQKEEERIAKLIKNEHGGMTPLSLRAKLQDLMERGAGIVRHGSVTSEALRRLNKLFDMLKEVRITDGGRIYNMELREVLELYGMLYAAQAVLTGALLRRESRGAHYRLDFPRRDDDWLVHTVYYLYGDTLHVSTTKVEITRWMPETRRY, encoded by the coding sequence ATGGATTTACTTATATATGACGTAGTGGTAATAGGCAGCGGCCTAGCTGGACTGAGAGCAGCAGTTGCCGCAGCCCTCCGGGGGGTCTCGGTGGCCGTGGTCACCAAGACCTCGGGCCCCCGGTCCCACAGCATCTCCGCCGAGGGCGGGATGGCAGCGGTGGTACACCCGGAGAAGACCGGCGACAGCCCGGAGCTCCACGCCTATGACACCGTGAAGGGCGGGGACTTCCTGGTAGATCAAGAGGCGGCTATAGTGCTGGCGAGGGAGGCCCCCGCCGAGGTTAAGTTCCTGGACTCCATCGGGGTGCCCTGGAGCAGAGACCCCGATGGAACCTACAGTCTGAGGATGTTCGGCGGTATGTCTAAGCCTAGGACAGTCTTTGCAAAGGATAGGACAGGATTCTACATAATGACAGCGCTGTATAGATATGCCAAGTCTTTCCACAATATCCATTTTTACGAAGAGTACTTTGTCACGACGCTAGTGGTGAAAAACGACGTCTTCTACGGCCTGGTGGCGTTAGACATGAGGAGGGGAGAGCTGGTGGGGTTTGTGGCCAAGGCCGGCGTCATCGCGGCAGGGGGCGCGGGGAGACTCTACCGTATGACCACCATGGGGTGGCTAAACACGGGCGAGGTTCTGGGCTACGCGCTTAAGGCAGGCGCGGCGCTGAGAGATATGGAGTTTGTCCAGTGGCACCCCACGGCGCTGGTCCCAAGCGGCATATTGATAAGCGAGGCCGCCAGGGCCGAGGGGGGCTACCTCGTGAATAGACACGGCGAGAGGTTCATGAAGAGGTACGCCCCCGAGAAGATGGAGCTGGCGCCGAGGGACGTAGTGTCTAGGGCAATAATCACCGAGTGCATGGAGGGTAGGGGGTTCCTCCACGAGTCGGGCCTCTGCTACGTAGGTCTCGACGTTAGGCACATAGATAGGAAGAGACTAGAGGAGAGGCTACCCCTCCTCCTGGAGCTCTCTAAGACCTATGCCGGGGTTGATCCAACCACGGAGTTGATACCCGTGAGGCCGGCCGTCCACTACTTCATGGGCGGAATATATACAGACGTCCGGGGGAGGGTGCTGAACCACAGGGGTGAGTGGATCCGGGGTCTCTGGGCGGCTGGGGAAGCCGCCTCTACCGGCGTACACGGGGCTAACAGACTGGGCTCCAACTCCCTAACTGAGTGCGCCGTCTGGGGGAGGATTGTGGGAGAAGAGGCGGCTGTCTACGCAATGGGGAGGCCGGCCCTCAGCACTACTGTCGTAAGACTAGAGATACAGAAGGAGGAAGAGCGAATAGCGAAGCTCATAAAAAATGAACACGGGGGTATGACTCCGCTTAGCTTAAGAGCTAAGCTACAAGACCTCATGGAGAGGGGAGCTGGCATAGTTAGACACGGTAGCGTTACCTCTGAGGCTCTACGAAGACTTAATAAGCTGTTTGATATGTTAAAAGAGGTAAGGATTACAGACGGGGGGAGGATTTACAATATGGAATTGAGAGAAGTACTTGAGCTATACGGCATGTTATACGCCGCCCAGGCCGTGCTGACAGGCGCCCTTTTGAGACGAGAGTCTAGAGGAGCTCACTACCGTCTAGATTTCCCTAGGCGCGATGACGACTGGCTTGTACACACTGTGTACTATCTATATGGCGACACTTTGCACGTCTCAACGACAAAAGTGGAAATCACCAGATGGATGCCGGAGACAAGGAGATATTGA
- the ppcA gene encoding phosphoenolpyruvate carboxylase yields MIPRLMCTQHPDATVKVTANEEVDEALVAYTAYGCDEVMIDYEGKTTPYSQPKDITVKAYEAGLPLGEKFFLTPRMPNPRLEEFERSMLTLEAAILANYFSVKLMGRQAIRWIVLPMVTDIETLGLVYRMLLHKTEAYIKETGVKLEPPELIPLIEDAIAQLKADELISGLLKQMAQQPQYIRLFLGKSDSAVRHGHLASALAIVATLSKMRSVEKSLGIKIYPILGMGSPPFRGGINNPSLSHLETIQYVGYYTVTVQSAVRYDTSYDEYIKVRETILNACCLPSREINLPELEEIITKASSTYKSVVVKFADRIVQMARLIPGTRDRISWTVYGRNITAEDRVVNMPRAIVYTSAWYAMGLPPTFLDAPTVVELAKSDKLDLVLKALPSLRREWEYDAQFYDPQVASRYTSEDFVKVVNEMLDYLGINLRANGTYLSLLRMNRNESNILAMGKYRKFLG; encoded by the coding sequence ATGATCCCCCGCCTAATGTGTACACAACATCCAGATGCTACAGTTAAAGTAACAGCAAATGAAGAAGTTGACGAAGCACTTGTGGCATATACCGCATATGGATGCGACGAAGTTATGATAGACTACGAGGGGAAGACCACCCCCTATTCACAGCCTAAGGATATTACTGTAAAGGCGTATGAGGCCGGCCTTCCACTCGGCGAGAAGTTCTTCTTAACTCCACGTATGCCAAATCCACGGCTGGAGGAATTTGAAAGATCGATGCTTACCCTCGAGGCGGCGATACTTGCCAACTACTTCTCTGTAAAACTTATGGGTAGACAAGCAATTAGATGGATAGTTCTGCCAATGGTAACGGATATCGAGACTCTCGGGCTGGTTTATAGGATGTTGCTACATAAGACAGAAGCTTATATAAAAGAAACTGGGGTAAAGCTAGAGCCCCCCGAGCTCATACCGTTGATAGAAGACGCAATTGCACAACTTAAGGCAGATGAGCTAATCAGCGGCTTGTTAAAACAAATGGCGCAACAGCCGCAGTATATAAGGCTTTTCCTCGGGAAGTCGGACTCTGCCGTTAGACACGGCCATTTAGCTTCTGCACTAGCTATAGTGGCAACACTTTCAAAAATGAGAAGTGTTGAAAAATCGCTAGGGATAAAGATCTACCCCATCTTAGGCATGGGATCTCCGCCTTTTAGAGGCGGGATAAACAACCCATCTCTTTCACACCTAGAAACTATACAGTACGTAGGATATTACACAGTCACTGTTCAATCTGCTGTGAGATACGACACGTCATATGATGAATACATCAAGGTGAGAGAGACTATACTAAATGCGTGTTGTCTTCCGAGTAGAGAGATAAACCTCCCCGAGCTAGAGGAGATAATTACAAAGGCATCATCTACATATAAGTCTGTTGTTGTAAAATTTGCAGACAGAATCGTACAGATGGCGAGGCTAATCCCTGGGACTAGAGATAGAATAAGTTGGACCGTATATGGCAGAAATATCACTGCAGAAGATAGAGTTGTAAATATGCCGAGGGCTATCGTCTATACATCTGCTTGGTACGCCATGGGTCTACCCCCGACATTTCTAGACGCGCCAACTGTCGTAGAACTTGCTAAATCTGATAAATTAGATCTAGTTCTCAAAGCACTTCCGTCGTTAAGAAGAGAGTGGGAATATGACGCTCAATTTTACGACCCACAAGTGGCGTCTAGATATACGTCTGAAGATTTTGTAAAAGTAGTAAATGAAATGCTTGATTACCTCGGGATAAACCTCAGGGCCAACGGCACCTATCTCTCGCTTCTTAGAATGAATCGCAATGAGTCAAATATCTTGGCAATGGGTAAATATAGGAAATTTCTAGGCTAG
- a CDS encoding zinc-binding dehydrogenase, with protein sequence MKAAVLFQYNTPLVIEDIDIEKPKEGEVLVRIKSAGVCHSDLYVLEGATPVPTPVVSGHEAVGVVEEVGPGVKNLQPGDWVVTSFVWPCGRCRNCVRGRENLCETFAQVRLKGTLLDGTTRLRKRSGEEVRAFLGGTWAEASVVPATAVAKLPEGLRGRQELAMLGCAFLTAYGAVVNSGSVSPGDTVVVVGTGGVGLSAVQVAKAVGARVIAVGRNPDKLKVAAELGAEVVNTREGDPVKAVRDLTEGRGADVVVEAVGNDDTIQMAVDMAALGGRVVLVGLMPVGHKTPLGLARVVRGGIQIVGSYGARPRVDLPAVVDMVKRGLLKPEKLAGPTYRLEEINQAVEALRSGKAIRPLVVP encoded by the coding sequence ATGAAGGCGGCGGTATTGTTTCAATACAACACTCCGTTGGTAATAGAGGATATAGACATAGAAAAGCCAAAAGAGGGAGAGGTTCTAGTTAGGATAAAGTCGGCAGGTGTTTGTCACAGCGACCTCTACGTGCTAGAGGGGGCCACCCCCGTGCCCACCCCGGTGGTCTCCGGCCACGAGGCCGTGGGCGTGGTGGAGGAGGTGGGGCCGGGGGTGAAAAACTTGCAGCCGGGCGACTGGGTGGTGACGAGCTTCGTCTGGCCCTGCGGCCGCTGTAGAAACTGCGTAAGGGGGAGGGAGAACCTCTGCGAGACCTTTGCCCAGGTTAGGCTAAAGGGGACGCTTCTAGACGGCACTACAAGACTTAGGAAGAGGAGCGGCGAGGAGGTGAGGGCGTTTCTCGGCGGCACATGGGCCGAGGCGTCGGTGGTGCCCGCCACAGCGGTGGCTAAGCTCCCCGAGGGGCTTAGGGGGAGGCAGGAGCTCGCCATGTTGGGCTGCGCCTTTTTGACGGCGTACGGCGCCGTGGTGAACTCCGGCTCAGTCTCTCCCGGCGACACCGTTGTGGTGGTGGGGACAGGGGGCGTGGGGCTCTCGGCGGTGCAGGTGGCCAAGGCCGTGGGGGCGAGGGTCATCGCCGTAGGCCGCAACCCCGACAAGCTGAAGGTGGCGGCGGAGCTGGGGGCGGAGGTGGTGAACACGAGGGAGGGAGACCCGGTCAAGGCCGTGAGAGATTTGACGGAGGGCAGGGGGGCAGACGTCGTGGTGGAGGCCGTCGGCAACGACGACACGATACAGATGGCCGTGGACATGGCCGCGCTCGGCGGGAGGGTGGTGCTGGTGGGCCTCATGCCGGTTGGCCACAAGACCCCCCTGGGCCTCGCCAGGGTGGTGCGTGGGGGGATCCAGATAGTGGGGAGCTACGGCGCTAGGCCGAGGGTAGATCTGCCGGCGGTTGTGGACATGGTGAAGAGGGGTCTTCTAAAGCCGGAGAAACTGGCCGGCCCCACCTATAGACTGGAGGAGATAAACCAGGCGGTTGAGGCGTTGAGAAGCGGCAAAGCCATAAGGCCTCTAGTCGTACCCTAA
- a CDS encoding CBS domain-containing protein, with product MGDRVKYYIKREPITVPPGTTLKEAVEIMARNNIGLVVIVDQSRRPIGVLSERDVIRALAAGKSLNTPVEEVGTIGNLLTVRKDDDIYTAVKAMRSRGIRHIIVVNEDGTIAGVLSIRDIVEDRALKAIGDKIWWPPPEE from the coding sequence ATGGGCGATAGAGTAAAATATTACATCAAGCGAGAGCCTATAACGGTCCCCCCTGGGACTACTCTGAAAGAGGCCGTAGAGATTATGGCCCGGAACAATATAGGTCTCGTAGTTATTGTCGACCAATCTAGGAGGCCTATAGGCGTTTTGTCTGAACGTGATGTAATAAGAGCTCTGGCAGCTGGGAAGTCCTTAAATACCCCAGTAGAAGAGGTTGGGACCATTGGAAATTTACTTACTGTGAGAAAAGACGACGATATATACACGGCGGTTAAAGCTATGCGAAGCCGTGGAATACGCCACATAATTGTTGTTAACGAAGATGGCACTATAGCCGGCGTGTTGTCAATAAGAGACATCGTAGAAGACCGCGCGTTAAAAGCTATTGGCGATAAGATATGGTGGCCTCCGCCAGAAGAGTAA
- a CDS encoding acetate--CoA ligase: MSAEFIEVYKKSLEDPIGFWEKQAERLYWRERWKKTYDDSNPPFYRWFVGGKTNISYNALDRHVKGGRANKAALIWVSADGATRVLRYWDLYREVNRFAVFLKSLGVERGDRVAIYMPMIPEAMVAMLAVNRIGAVHTVIFSGFGPQALAERIKDAEAKVVITADGMRRRGRVIPLKPTVDEALKIVGNDIFTVVYKHTGVEVPMKQGRDLWWQEEIAKIPPNTYIEPEWVPGEAPLFILYTSGTTGKPKGILHLHGQYMVWVWYAFNHLTGAEREFREDIVFFSTADIGWISGHHYGVHGPLLNGLTVLWYEDAPDYPHPGIWWEIADTYKVTHMLFSPTAIRLLMKYGDEWPRRYKLDSLMALYSTGEVLNEEAYNWMRREICRGRSDCQIADIWGQTETACFVTAPGSMNLGGFRYKYGSVGMPYPTLNLQILDDDGKPLPPGAKGHVVAKPPLPPAFLHTLWRDPERYVKSYWSRFPGYYYTGDLGYIDQDGHLHIMGRSDDVIKVAGHRLSTREVEDILTSHPAVAEAAVVGVPDEVRGEVLGVFVVPKQGMKITEEEVVKHLRNSLGPVAVVGKVVILDKLPKTRTGKVMRRVLRAMATGQPVGDLSTLEDEEALEELRKKLS, from the coding sequence ATGTCCGCGGAGTTCATAGAGGTATACAAGAAGTCGCTGGAGGACCCCATCGGCTTCTGGGAGAAGCAGGCGGAGAGACTGTACTGGAGGGAGAGGTGGAAGAAGACCTACGACGACTCCAACCCCCCCTTCTACAGGTGGTTCGTAGGCGGCAAGACCAACATCTCCTACAACGCCCTAGATAGGCACGTTAAAGGCGGGAGGGCCAACAAGGCGGCGTTGATCTGGGTCTCGGCGGACGGCGCCACCAGGGTGCTCAGGTACTGGGACCTCTACAGAGAGGTCAATCGTTTTGCCGTGTTTTTGAAGAGCCTCGGCGTAGAGCGGGGCGACAGAGTGGCGATATACATGCCGATGATACCCGAGGCCATGGTGGCGATGTTGGCCGTGAACAGAATTGGGGCGGTGCACACAGTGATCTTCTCAGGCTTCGGCCCCCAGGCGCTCGCCGAGAGGATAAAAGACGCCGAGGCCAAGGTGGTGATTACGGCAGACGGCATGAGGAGACGCGGCAGGGTGATCCCCCTGAAGCCCACCGTAGACGAGGCGCTGAAGATTGTGGGCAACGACATATTCACGGTGGTGTACAAACACACGGGGGTCGAGGTCCCCATGAAGCAGGGCAGAGACCTCTGGTGGCAAGAGGAGATAGCCAAGATCCCCCCAAACACCTACATAGAGCCCGAGTGGGTGCCCGGGGAGGCGCCGCTCTTCATACTGTACACATCAGGCACAACCGGCAAGCCGAAGGGCATACTCCACTTACACGGCCAGTATATGGTGTGGGTATGGTACGCCTTCAACCACCTCACCGGAGCCGAGAGGGAGTTCAGAGAGGACATAGTCTTCTTCTCCACAGCCGACATAGGCTGGATCTCCGGCCACCACTACGGCGTCCACGGCCCCCTCCTCAACGGCCTGACCGTGCTATGGTACGAGGACGCCCCCGACTACCCCCACCCCGGCATCTGGTGGGAAATCGCCGACACCTACAAGGTCACACACATGTTGTTCTCCCCCACGGCCATCAGGCTGTTGATGAAATACGGCGACGAGTGGCCTAGGAGGTACAAGCTAGACAGCCTAATGGCCCTCTACTCCACCGGCGAGGTCCTCAACGAAGAGGCATACAACTGGATGAGGCGGGAGATATGTAGGGGGAGGTCCGACTGCCAGATAGCCGACATATGGGGCCAGACCGAGACCGCTTGCTTCGTCACAGCCCCCGGCTCCATGAACCTAGGCGGCTTCCGCTACAAATACGGCTCGGTGGGCATGCCCTACCCCACCCTTAACCTACAGATCCTAGACGACGACGGGAAGCCGCTTCCGCCCGGCGCCAAGGGACACGTGGTGGCCAAGCCGCCGCTGCCCCCCGCCTTCTTACACACGCTGTGGCGCGACCCGGAGAGATACGTCAAGTCCTATTGGTCCCGCTTCCCCGGCTACTACTACACTGGCGACCTCGGCTACATAGACCAAGACGGGCACCTCCACATAATGGGCCGCTCCGACGACGTGATAAAGGTGGCCGGCCACAGGCTCTCCACCAGGGAGGTGGAGGACATACTCACCAGTCACCCCGCCGTCGCCGAGGCCGCCGTGGTGGGCGTGCCAGATGAAGTCAGAGGCGAGGTGCTGGGGGTCTTCGTGGTGCCCAAACAAGGCATGAAAATCACGGAAGAGGAGGTGGTTAAACACCTCAGGAACTCCCTTGGCCCCGTCGCCGTAGTTGGAAAAGTCGTGATACTGGATAAGCTCCCCAAGACCAGGACAGGCAAGGTCATGAGGAGAGTGCTGAGGGCTATGGCCACCGGGCAACCCGTGGGCGACCTAAGCACCCTAGAAGACGAGGAGGCCCTTGAGGAGCTAAGGAAAAAACTCAGCTAA
- a CDS encoding aldehyde dehydrogenase family protein encodes MKDVKDLIVIVNPATEEVIAELPKATREDVRRAIDAAWDAFASWSALPLRKRTRVLLKTAELAETAREDLLKTLVAESGKPIKDAEAEITRAIEIFRSSAEEAKLILEGSVPRVDAYEYPIGNENRLVVAVREPVGVVGGALSYNNPVSTFAHKVAPVIAAGNTVVVKPSSYTPLTALKFLEIMKRAGVPEGVVNVVVGSGEEIFDELIQSDKVAGINFTGSTAVGLQVAAKAASRGKKFMIAPGGSDPAVVFKDADLDAAAKIIARARYENAGQNCNATKRVFVEREVYPKFVELLLGYVKAIRVGDPMDYSTDMGPLISEKMVRAMDSVVKDALEKGAKLAAGGRRMNRRGYFYEPTVLLFDGDAEAKALREEVFGPVLPVVPFEGEEEAVRLANATQYGLQSAVFTSDYRKALRVARAIKAGAVMINDSTRVRFDALPYGGVKMSGFGWREGVRSTMIYYTEPKFLVFGL; translated from the coding sequence ATGAAAGATGTAAAAGATTTAATTGTTATAGTTAATCCAGCTACAGAGGAGGTAATCGCCGAGCTTCCCAAAGCTACGAGAGAAGACGTGAGAAGGGCCATAGATGCGGCGTGGGACGCCTTCGCCAGCTGGTCGGCCCTACCGCTGAGGAAGAGGACCCGCGTCTTGCTGAAGACCGCCGAGCTTGCCGAGACCGCCAGGGAGGACCTCCTCAAGACCCTGGTGGCGGAGTCCGGGAAGCCCATTAAAGACGCCGAGGCGGAGATCACGAGGGCAATAGAAATCTTCCGCTCCAGCGCGGAAGAGGCCAAGCTGATCCTAGAGGGGTCGGTCCCCAGGGTAGACGCCTACGAGTACCCTATCGGCAACGAAAACAGACTCGTGGTGGCCGTGAGAGAGCCCGTGGGCGTCGTCGGGGGGGCCCTCAGCTACAACAACCCCGTCTCCACTTTCGCCCACAAGGTGGCCCCCGTCATCGCGGCGGGGAACACAGTCGTCGTGAAGCCTTCCTCCTACACCCCCCTCACCGCCCTTAAATTCCTGGAGATTATGAAGAGGGCTGGGGTGCCCGAGGGCGTGGTAAACGTAGTTGTAGGCAGCGGGGAGGAGATCTTCGATGAGCTTATCCAGAGCGACAAGGTCGCTGGGATAAACTTCACCGGCAGCACCGCGGTGGGGCTACAAGTGGCAGCTAAGGCCGCCTCCAGGGGGAAGAAGTTCATGATAGCACCCGGAGGTTCCGACCCGGCCGTGGTGTTTAAAGACGCCGATTTAGACGCCGCGGCTAAGATCATCGCCAGAGCCCGGTACGAAAACGCGGGCCAGAACTGCAACGCCACCAAGAGGGTTTTCGTGGAGCGGGAGGTCTACCCCAAGTTCGTAGAGCTCCTCCTCGGCTATGTGAAAGCCATAAGAGTAGGCGACCCCATGGACTACAGCACAGACATGGGTCCCCTCATCTCCGAAAAGATGGTGAGGGCCATGGACAGCGTAGTGAAAGACGCCCTCGAGAAAGGCGCCAAACTGGCGGCGGGGGGCAGGAGGATGAACAGGAGGGGCTACTTCTACGAGCCCACCGTCCTCCTCTTCGACGGCGACGCCGAGGCTAAGGCGCTTAGGGAGGAGGTCTTCGGGCCGGTTCTGCCCGTGGTGCCCTTCGAGGGGGAGGAGGAGGCCGTCCGCCTCGCCAACGCCACCCAGTACGGCCTACAGTCTGCTGTCTTCACCTCGGACTACAGGAAGGCGCTTAGGGTGGCGAGAGCCATAAAGGCGGGGGCGGTCATGATAAACGACAGCACCAGGGTGAGGTTCGACGCTCTTCCTTACGGCGGCGTTAAGATGTCGGGCTTCGGCTGGAGAGAGGGCGTGAGGTCGACCATGATCTACTACACAGAGCCCAAGTTCCTCGTCTTCGGGCTTTGA
- a CDS encoding CBS domain-containing protein: MKAGDLAKRPPVILINKASIRDAARVMAEKNVGLVVIVDPLDYSHIIGVVSERDIVKAVALNINPLEPVEKIMSTPVITADVEEPIQNVARKMRVFNVRHIVVTKEGRLYGVISIRDLIREREVLKSLAEYEEPVEIFPSGD; the protein is encoded by the coding sequence ATGAAAGCTGGAGATCTTGCAAAAAGACCTCCCGTCATTTTAATAAACAAGGCGTCTATTAGAGATGCGGCGAGAGTTATGGCAGAGAAAAACGTAGGGCTAGTCGTGATTGTAGACCCTCTGGATTATTCACATATAATCGGCGTTGTTAGCGAACGAGATATAGTCAAAGCCGTGGCTTTAAATATCAATCCCTTAGAGCCAGTAGAGAAGATCATGTCTACTCCTGTAATTACAGCAGACGTCGAAGAGCCTATCCAAAACGTCGCTAGAAAAATGCGAGTTTTCAACGTGAGACATATAGTAGTAACTAAAGAAGGGCGGCTGTACGGAGTGATATCAATTAGAGATCTGATTAGAGAGCGGGAGGTTTTAAAAAGTCTAGCAGAGTACGAAGAGCCTGTTGAAATTTTTCCGTCTGGCGACTAA
- a CDS encoding CBS domain-containing protein codes for MVASARRVIELIRREPIVALPTETLVGVAEKMAENNIGAVVVISPQDPKKPVGIITERDIVKAVSMHMPLSTPVEAFATNRLITIDENETVEKAAELMLMYNIRHLVVVDNVGRLRGVISIRDVLKALYGKELLHR; via the coding sequence ATGGTGGCCTCCGCCAGAAGAGTAATTGAATTAATAAGACGAGAGCCAATAGTTGCGTTGCCAACAGAAACATTAGTGGGTGTTGCAGAAAAAATGGCAGAGAACAACATAGGCGCTGTAGTAGTAATCAGTCCGCAAGACCCCAAGAAGCCTGTGGGGATTATCACAGAGCGCGATATTGTAAAAGCAGTAAGTATGCACATGCCCCTCTCCACGCCAGTAGAGGCCTTTGCTACAAATAGACTAATTACGATAGACGAAAACGAAACTGTGGAAAAAGCCGCCGAGCTTATGCTTATGTATAACATTAGACATCTCGTCGTTGTCGACAACGTCGGAAGGTTGAGGGGCGTGATATCTATAAGAGATGTGCTGAAAGCACTATATGGCAAAGAGTTATTACACAGATGA
- a CDS encoding 4-hydroxyphenylacetate 3-hydroxylase family protein — translation MGLRTGEQYVEGLRNRRHVKVYVMGKRVEDVTTNLFLKPSLLSFKATFDAAFQEDTRDLARAYSPFINEEINRFVHIHQGPQDLVAKVKLLRALSHKTGTCFQRCVGWDALNTLYIITGKMAEKGKPIYRERFFQYLEEVQRRDLALAGAMTDARGVRSLRPHEQPNPDAYVRVVEERDDGIIVRGAKANITGVALVDEVIVMPTRAMTEKDAPYAVAFAVPLDSPGVTVVVGRQINDVRKAEGDIDGLPYMSHHEGLIIFEDVFVPWDRVFLYQEWQWAGPLVEVFSAFHRQGYAGCKSGLGDVIIGAAYNLAKQIGVADKPNIVDKLTEMVFLNESMYSAGLAASWEGKKLLKDGGWWVNPMYANVTKHLVSRFPYEIARLAHDIAGGIIGTAPSEFDLKNSEIKHLVEKYLQGVPEFTAEDRLRMLRLLENVSISVGFLIESVHGAGSPAAQKIVFSRLYDFQGAETIARRLARMRGPEPPGASELHRKSEIEKL, via the coding sequence ATGGGGCTACGTACAGGGGAACAATACGTCGAAGGTCTTCGAAATAGGAGACATGTAAAGGTATATGTTATGGGCAAGAGAGTTGAAGACGTGACAACAAATCTCTTTCTAAAGCCGTCTCTCCTCTCCTTTAAGGCTACCTTCGATGCCGCATTCCAGGAGGACACCCGCGACTTGGCCAGGGCCTACAGCCCCTTTATAAACGAGGAGATAAACAGGTTTGTACACATACACCAGGGCCCCCAAGACCTTGTGGCTAAGGTCAAGTTGCTCAGAGCCCTCAGCCACAAGACTGGGACATGCTTCCAGAGGTGCGTCGGGTGGGACGCGTTAAATACGCTATACATAATCACTGGGAAGATGGCCGAGAAGGGTAAGCCGATTTACAGAGAGCGCTTCTTTCAATATTTAGAGGAGGTTCAAAGACGGGACCTTGCGCTGGCCGGGGCTATGACAGACGCGAGAGGCGTGAGGTCTCTGAGACCCCACGAGCAACCTAACCCAGACGCCTACGTCAGAGTGGTGGAGGAGAGAGACGACGGCATAATCGTCAGAGGGGCGAAGGCCAACATCACCGGCGTAGCCCTAGTCGACGAGGTGATCGTGATGCCCACCAGGGCTATGACTGAGAAGGATGCCCCCTACGCTGTGGCCTTCGCCGTGCCGCTGGACAGCCCCGGCGTCACGGTCGTAGTGGGTAGGCAGATAAACGACGTGAGGAAGGCCGAGGGCGACATCGACGGGTTGCCGTATATGTCCCACCACGAGGGCCTCATAATATTCGAGGACGTGTTCGTGCCCTGGGACCGGGTCTTCCTCTACCAGGAGTGGCAGTGGGCGGGCCCGCTGGTGGAGGTCTTTTCCGCCTTCCACCGCCAGGGCTACGCCGGATGTAAGTCGGGGCTGGGCGACGTGATCATAGGGGCGGCCTACAACCTGGCGAAGCAGATCGGCGTCGCTGACAAGCCCAACATCGTGGATAAGTTGACCGAGATGGTGTTTCTAAACGAGAGCATGTACAGCGCCGGTCTCGCCGCCAGCTGGGAGGGGAAGAAGCTACTGAAAGACGGTGGCTGGTGGGTAAACCCGATGTATGCCAACGTCACGAAACACTTGGTGTCTAGGTTCCCTTATGAAATAGCAAGGCTAGCACATGACATTGCAGGCGGCATAATCGGGACGGCGCCTAGCGAGTTCGACCTCAAGAATTCCGAGATTAAACACCTCGTTGAAAAATACCTCCAGGGCGTGCCGGAGTTCACGGCAGAGGATAGGCTTAGGATGCTCAGACTACTGGAGAACGTAAGTATCAGTGTGGGCTTCCTCATAGAGTCAGTCCACGGCGCAGGGTCTCCCGCGGCGCAGAAGATAGTCTTCTCAAGGTTATATGACTTCCAAGGAGCCGAGACGATAGCAAGGAGACTAGCTAGAATGAGGGGTCCCGAGCCACCAGGGGCGTCCGAACTGCATAGGAAGTCTGAGATAGAAAAGTTATAA